One genomic window of Cupriavidus oxalaticus includes the following:
- a CDS encoding phosphatidylserine decarboxylase, with translation MNYPHPLIAREGWPFLAGAFVISLLVHASAGFWWALPLWIITVFVLQFFRDPPRPIPSAPNAVLAPADGRIVVVEKTMDPYANREALKISVFMNVFNVHSNRVSVDGAVEKVEYFPGKFVNADLDKASVENERNAVVIRRATDGQVVTLVQVAGLVARRILCYTKAGDKLARGQRYGFIRFGSRVDVYLPLDARPRVTIGEKVSASSTILAELDVK, from the coding sequence ATGAACTATCCTCATCCGCTGATCGCCCGTGAAGGCTGGCCGTTCCTGGCCGGCGCCTTTGTCATTTCGCTGCTGGTGCACGCCAGCGCGGGCTTCTGGTGGGCGCTGCCGCTGTGGATCATCACGGTGTTCGTGCTGCAGTTCTTCCGCGATCCGCCGCGCCCGATCCCGTCGGCGCCCAACGCGGTGCTGGCGCCGGCCGACGGCCGCATCGTCGTGGTCGAGAAGACCATGGATCCGTACGCCAATCGCGAGGCGCTGAAGATCAGCGTCTTCATGAACGTCTTCAACGTGCACTCGAACCGCGTGTCGGTCGACGGCGCGGTCGAGAAGGTCGAATATTTCCCGGGCAAGTTCGTCAACGCCGACCTCGACAAGGCCTCGGTCGAGAACGAGCGCAATGCGGTGGTCATCCGTCGCGCGACCGATGGCCAGGTGGTCACGCTGGTGCAGGTGGCCGGCCTGGTGGCGCGCCGTATCCTCTGCTACACCAAGGCCGGCGACAAGCTCGCGCGCGGCCAGCGCTATGGCTTCATCCGCTTCGGCTCGCGCGTGGACGTGTACCTGCCGCTCGACGCGCGTCCGCGCGTGACCATTGGCGAGAAGGTGTCGGCGTCGTCGACGATCCTCGCCGAACTCGACGTGAAGTGA
- the pssA gene encoding CDP-diacylglycerol--serine O-phosphatidyltransferase, producing the protein MVAFNRRNKRGSSGNVTHLRPFRHNQLRGAEDYDDDAADDHDIAYERQRPRRRGIYLLPNAFTTAALFAGFFAIVQAMNMRFDVAAIAIFAAMVLDGMDGRVARITNTQSAFGEQYDSLSDMTSFGVAPALVMYEWILHDLGKWGWIAAFVYCTCAALRLARFNANIGVVDKRFFQGLPSPAAAALVAGFVWLVIDNKLPVKELWMPWVAFGITLYAGLSMVSNAPFYSGKALDVRYRVPFGMMVLVLVLFVVVSTDPPVALFGLFVAYAISGYVLWGWRALHGQPGGVRKARESGNGGNGGNG; encoded by the coding sequence ATGGTTGCCTTCAATCGACGTAACAAACGGGGCAGCAGCGGCAACGTGACGCATCTGCGCCCGTTCCGCCATAACCAGCTGCGCGGTGCCGAGGACTATGACGACGATGCCGCGGACGACCACGACATCGCTTATGAGCGCCAGCGGCCGCGCCGCCGCGGCATTTACCTGCTGCCCAATGCGTTCACCACCGCGGCGCTGTTCGCCGGCTTCTTCGCCATCGTGCAGGCGATGAACATGCGCTTTGACGTGGCCGCCATCGCGATCTTCGCGGCCATGGTGCTCGACGGCATGGACGGGCGCGTGGCGCGCATCACCAATACGCAGAGCGCGTTCGGCGAGCAGTATGACTCGCTGTCGGACATGACCTCGTTCGGCGTCGCGCCGGCGCTGGTGATGTACGAATGGATCCTGCATGACCTCGGCAAGTGGGGCTGGATCGCGGCCTTCGTCTACTGCACCTGCGCGGCGCTGCGGCTGGCGCGTTTCAACGCCAATATCGGCGTGGTCGACAAGCGCTTCTTCCAGGGCCTGCCCAGCCCGGCTGCCGCGGCACTGGTCGCCGGCTTTGTCTGGCTGGTGATCGACAACAAGCTGCCGGTCAAGGAACTGTGGATGCCGTGGGTGGCGTTCGGCATCACGCTGTACGCTGGGCTGTCGATGGTGTCCAATGCGCCGTTCTACAGCGGCAAGGCGCTGGATGTCCGCTACCGCGTGCCGTTCGGCATGATGGTGCTGGTCCTGGTGTTGTTCGTGGTGGTGTCGACCGATCCGCCGGTGGCGCTGTTCGGGCTGTTCGTCGCCTACGCGATCTCGGGTTACGTGCTGTGGGGCTGGCGTGCCCTGCACGGGCAGCCGGGCGGGGTCCGCAAGGCGCGCGAAAGCGGCAATGGCGGAAACGGCGGCAACGGTTGA
- the lysM gene encoding peptidoglycan-binding protein LysM, translating into MGMFDFIKEAGEKLFGTGEAKAAQQAAAADASAEKVDAANRAAGDAIEAYIRKMGLDATGLMVQVDGSRGLVTVFGVAPDQATREKIILCAGNVEGVDKVEDKMSVNVESAESQWHTVVKGDTLWAIAQAAYGNGAEYNKIFEANKPMLSHPDKIYPGQKLRIPPKG; encoded by the coding sequence ATGGGCATGTTCGACTTCATCAAGGAAGCGGGGGAAAAGCTGTTCGGCACCGGCGAGGCCAAGGCGGCGCAGCAGGCCGCGGCGGCGGATGCGTCGGCCGAGAAGGTCGATGCCGCCAACCGTGCCGCGGGCGATGCGATCGAGGCGTACATCAGGAAGATGGGGCTCGATGCCACCGGGCTGATGGTGCAGGTGGATGGCTCGCGGGGTCTGGTGACGGTGTTCGGCGTGGCGCCGGACCAGGCCACGCGCGAGAAGATCATCCTGTGCGCCGGCAATGTCGAGGGCGTGGACAAGGTCGAGGACAAGATGTCGGTGAACGTCGAGTCGGCAGAGTCGCAATGGCATACCGTGGTCAAGGGCGACACGCTGTGGGCGATCGCGCAGGCCGCTTATGGCAACGGTGCCGAGTACAACAAGATCTTCGAGGCCAACAAGCCGATGCTGTCGCATCCGGACAAGATTTACCCCGGCCAGAAGCTGCGCATCCCGCCCAAGGGTTGA
- a CDS encoding 2-isopropylmalate synthase: MSDKLIIFDTTLRDGEQSPGASMTREEKIRIARQLERLKVDVIEAGFAASSNGDFEAIRSIAQVVKDSTICSLARANDKDIARAAEALKPANSFRIHTFIATSALHMEKKLRMTPDQVYEQARLAVRFARQFTDDIEFSPEDGSRSDMDFLCRVLEGVIAEGATTINLPDTVGYAVPEGYAALIRSVRERIPNSDKAIWSVHCHNDLGMAVANSLAAVKLGGARQVECTINGLGERAGNTSLEEVVMAVKTRRDYFDLDVGVDTTQIVPASKLVSQITGFVVQPNKAVVGANAFAHASGIHQDGVLKARDTYEIMRAEDVGWTANKIVLGKLSGRNAFKQRLQELGIELDSESEVNAAFTRFKELADQKAEIFDEDIMAIVSNEAQHDANEHFRFISLSQRSETGERPHARVVFSMDGQEQSGEGEGNGPVDATLHAIESRVASGAEMVLYSVNAITGGTEAQGEVTVRLSKAGRIVNGVGTDPDIVAASAKAYLAALNKLHDKAVQKINPQI; encoded by the coding sequence ATGTCTGACAAACTCATCATTTTCGACACCACCTTGCGTGACGGCGAGCAGTCGCCCGGCGCTTCCATGACCCGCGAGGAAAAGATCCGCATCGCGCGCCAGCTGGAACGCCTGAAGGTCGATGTGATCGAGGCCGGCTTTGCGGCCAGCTCGAACGGCGACTTCGAAGCCATCCGCTCGATCGCCCAGGTGGTGAAGGATTCGACCATCTGCTCGCTGGCCCGCGCCAACGACAAGGACATCGCCCGCGCGGCCGAAGCGCTCAAGCCCGCCAACTCGTTCCGCATCCACACCTTTATCGCCACGTCCGCGCTGCACATGGAGAAGAAGCTGCGCATGACGCCGGACCAGGTGTACGAGCAGGCTCGCCTGGCAGTGCGCTTTGCGCGCCAGTTCACCGACGATATCGAGTTCTCGCCGGAAGACGGCAGCCGCTCGGACATGGACTTCCTGTGCCGCGTGCTCGAAGGCGTGATCGCCGAGGGCGCGACCACCATCAACCTGCCGGACACCGTGGGTTATGCCGTGCCGGAGGGCTACGCGGCGCTGATCCGCTCGGTGCGCGAGCGCATCCCGAATTCGGACAAGGCGATCTGGTCGGTGCACTGCCATAACGATCTTGGCATGGCAGTGGCCAACTCGCTCGCCGCGGTCAAGCTGGGCGGTGCGCGCCAGGTCGAGTGCACCATCAACGGCCTGGGCGAGCGCGCCGGCAACACCAGCCTGGAAGAGGTGGTGATGGCGGTGAAGACCCGCCGCGACTACTTCGACCTGGACGTCGGCGTGGACACCACGCAGATCGTGCCGGCCTCCAAGCTGGTATCGCAGATCACCGGTTTCGTGGTGCAGCCGAACAAGGCCGTCGTCGGCGCCAACGCCTTCGCGCACGCCTCGGGCATCCACCAGGATGGCGTGCTCAAGGCGCGCGACACCTACGAGATCATGCGCGCGGAGGACGTGGGCTGGACCGCCAACAAGATCGTGCTGGGCAAGCTGTCGGGCCGCAATGCCTTCAAGCAGCGTCTGCAGGAACTCGGCATCGAGCTCGACAGCGAGAGCGAAGTCAATGCTGCCTTCACCCGCTTCAAGGAGCTGGCCGACCAGAAGGCCGAGATCTTCGATGAAGACATCATGGCCATCGTCTCTAACGAGGCCCAGCATGACGCGAACGAGCACTTCCGCTTCATCTCGCTGTCGCAGCGTTCCGAGACCGGTGAGCGCCCGCATGCACGCGTGGTGTTCAGCATGGACGGCCAGGAGCAGAGCGGCGAAGGCGAGGGCAACGGCCCGGTCGACGCCACGCTGCATGCGATCGAGTCGCGCGTGGCCAGCGGTGCCGAGATGGTGCTGTATTCGGTGAATGCGATCACCGGCGGCACCGAGGCCCAGGGCGAAGTGACCGTGCGCCTGTCCAAGGCCGGCCGCATCGTCAACGGCGTGGGGACCGACCCGGATATCGTCGCCGCCTCGGCCAAGGCCTACCTGGCCGCGTTGAACAAGCTGCACGACAAGGCCGTGCAGAAGATCAATCCGCAGATCTGA